A genomic window from Helicobacter pylori includes:
- the copP gene encoding copper-binding metallochaperone CopP, with translation MKVTFQVPSITCNHCVDKIEKFVGEIEGVNLIDVSVEKKSVIVEFDAPATQDLIKEALLDAGQEVV, from the coding sequence ATGAAAGTAACTTTTCAAGTGCCAAGCATTACTTGCAATCATTGCGTGGATAAAATTGAAAAATTTGTGGGCGAAATTGAAGGCGTGAATTTGATTGATGTGAGCGTGGAAAAAAAGAGCGTGATCGTAGAATTTGACGCCCCGGCGACACAGGATTTGATTAAAGAAGCCTTATTGGACGCTGGGCAAGAGGTGGTTTGA